The DNA window AAATCTCAAAAACTCCCCCTCCCCCCCCTCCCCGAACAACGCGCCATTGTAGCCAAAATAGAGCAGTTGTTGAGTGAGTTAGACGCGGGCATAGCCTCGCTCAAAAAGGCGGAAACACAATTGAAAACGTACCGCCAAGCCGTGCTCAAAAAGGCGTTTGAAGGAGAACTGACCAAGGGGTGGCGTGCCCAACAAAGCGACTTGCCCACCGCCGAGGCTTTGCTGGAGCAAATAAAAGAGGAACGCGCCCAACACCACGCCCAACAATTGGCAGATTGGGCGCAAGCCGTAAAAGCTTGGGAAGCCAAGGGCAAAGAAGGTAAAAAGCCCGCCAAACCCAAAAAACCTAAAGAAGTAGCGCCTTTGAGCGAAGAGGAGTTGAAGCAATTGCCGAATTTGCCTGAAGGTTGGGGGTGGATGAAAATGGGAAACCTTGTTAAAAAGATACAAATAGGACCTTTTGGAAGTCAACTACACAAGCATGATTATGTCGAGCAAGGCATACCAATAATAAACCCAAAACATATCAAGGATGGCTACATTTTTCCTAGTGAATGTATTACAAAAGCTAAAGTAGATTCACTACCACAGTATATTCTTAATATGAATGATATAATTCTTGGAAGGAGAGGAGAAATGGGTAGAGCAGCTTTAATTTCATCTAAGGAAAATGGCTGGTTTTGTGGTACAGGTAGCCTTTACATAAGGTTTACTAATTTTTTTGAGGCAAAACTTTATGCTTTAATATTAGGTGAAAGACGAGTGATTCATTATCTCGAAAAAAAAGGTAGTGGAACAACAATGACTAATTTAAACTTAGGTATATTGAACAATTTACCAATACAAGTAATACCCCTCCCCGAACAACACCAAATTGTCCAAGAAATAGAAAGCCGGTTGTCGGTGTGCGACCAGGTAGAGGCAAGTATTCAAACAGGATTGGCGAAAGCTGAAGCCTTGAGGCAAAGCATTCTCAAAAAAGCCTTTGAAGGGCGTCTACTCAGCGATGCCGAGCTTGCCACTTGCAAAAATGAGAAAGACTGGGCACCCGCCAGCACTTTGTTGGCACAAATAGAAGCCGAAAAAGCCGAAGCGGAGGCAAAAGCGCCCAAGAAGACACCCAAGAGAACAAAAAAGAAGAAATCTGTAAAATAAATCCTGATTGACATGGCTATAGACCAGCAAAAATTACGAACCTTGTTGATTGAGCGGGCGAGTAAAGAGCGTACCATTTCTTACGAAGAATTGAGCCAAGCGCTAGGCGTTGCCAACAATACCCCGCTATACG is part of the Microscilla marina ATCC 23134 genome and encodes:
- a CDS encoding restriction endonuclease subunit S, whose amino-acid sequence is KSQKLPLPPLPEQRAIVAKIEQLLSELDAGIASLKKAETQLKTYRQAVLKKAFEGELTKGWRAQQSDLPTAEALLEQIKEERAQHHAQQLADWAQAVKAWEAKGKEGKKPAKPKKPKEVAPLSEEELKQLPNLPEGWGWMKMGNLVKKIQIGPFGSQLHKHDYVEQGIPIINPKHIKDGYIFPSECITKAKVDSLPQYILNMNDIILGRRGEMGRAALISSKENGWFCGTGSLYIRFTNFFEAKLYALILGERRVIHYLEKKGSGTTMTNLNLGILNNLPIQVIPLPEQHQIVQEIESRLSVCDQVEASIQTGLAKAEALRQSILKKAFEGRLLSDAELATCKNEKDWAPASTLLAQIEAEKAEAEAKAPKKTPKRTKKKKSVK